A single window of Deinococcus budaensis DNA harbors:
- a CDS encoding HDIG domain-containing metalloprotein, producing the protein MVPPPRLPALTLAARLERKARGYLGKVRRLARSLSPRLAYPQDAWAGPWLTPAEVRVYLGMDPRDREHACRVARHLLRDHPGAAPELVAAALLHDCGKSIRPYRVAERVLVGAVPNRVARLLPFGALSVRAYHPELGAQLLARAGARPQVTRLVARHHHAGGDPGAALLHHYDDLE; encoded by the coding sequence GTGGTTCCGCCGCCCCGTCTGCCGGCCCTGACCCTGGCCGCCCGGCTGGAGCGCAAGGCGCGCGGTTACCTGGGCAAGGTGCGGCGGCTGGCCCGCAGCCTCAGCCCCCGGCTGGCCTACCCGCAAGACGCCTGGGCAGGGCCGTGGCTGACTCCTGCCGAAGTGCGGGTGTACCTGGGCATGGACCCCCGTGACCGCGAACACGCCTGCCGGGTGGCGCGCCACCTGCTGCGCGATCACCCCGGCGCCGCCCCGGAGCTGGTGGCGGCCGCCCTGCTGCACGACTGCGGCAAAAGTATCCGCCCCTACCGGGTGGCCGAGCGGGTGCTGGTGGGGGCGGTGCCCAACCGGGTGGCCCGGCTGCTGCCGTTCGGAGCGCTGTCGGTGCGGGCCTATCACCCCGAACTGGGAGCGCAGCTGCTGGCCCGCGCGGGCGCCCGGCCCCAGGTGACCCGCCTGGTGGCCCGCCACCACCACGCGGGCGGCGACCCGGGAGCGGCGCTGCTGCACCACTACGACGACCTGGAATGA